In the Flavobacteriales bacterium genome, TCGGATATACTGTAGAAGTACCTCGTTTCGCTCGTTCTTGTGTAGTAAGGCCACAAGAACTCAAATCTCAACTGACGAGCTTCGGAGGATTTAAACTCCCAGAATTTACCGGGTGAAGGAGGCCGAGATTTCGGAACCGGCCTTCCGTTGCTAAAACACTGAATCTCCTTTAACTGAATGGGAATATCCTTAGGTTTTAGAACTAGATCCGTTGGGTCAAAAACGGTCAGACCTTTCATTCCACCAAAGGCCAATTTATTCTTCAGTTTTACGGAAGACCGCGTGTTGAACTCGTTCCCTTGGATTCCCGTTCCGTAGGAATAATTCAAAAAAGCCTGCTTGGTCGGGTTAAATCTAAAGAGCCCTCTGTTGGTACTCATCCACAGGTAGCCAAGCGGGTCTTCTTCCAAGGAATAGACCGTAGTATTGGTTAGACCCTCTTCTACTCCATAAGAGATTACTTGGTCATTCTCCGGAAAATAATACAGCAGTCCGCTACCCCGGATAGTCATATATAAGCCGCCCTCGTCGGTACCGTGAATATCCGTGATCTGATAATCCGGGGACATGCTTTTGCCATAGGTACCATCGGGGTACAGGCGATGAAGGCCAAATAAGCTACCCATGAACAAGGTACCGTCACGAGCTTTGAAGACACAAGTGGCCGAATTCATCCATCGAGTGATAGAATCCTTGCAAAACCGCACCGCTTCAAATTCACTACTTACCTCATCGTAGTACAAAGCATAAGACGAGGCAAAGGCAATGATGCGTCCATCGGCAGTCTCATGAAAGAGTTTAACTCCCCCATCAATTCCGTATCCCGTCTCTTTTCCCCTATCAAAAAATCGAACGCGTCCGTGTTCATCTTTGAGGATCACCCCCGATTGAGTAGCTACCCATTCCCTTCCTTTAAGATCAGAGAAGTAGTCCTTCACACTGTATCGGTCGCTGTCGTCGCGGAACGGTTTCACCAAGGTCGCAAAGTCCTCAAAAGTGGAGGTGCGCTCGTTCAGCTTCATTAAATCCCTGAATAGAAATACGATCTCATTGGACGGCCCCAACCGTAGCATAGGAATGTAGTTCTCGAGGTTCTCGCTGCCCGCTCGTCGCCCCCCATTGGCAAAGTATTCAAATGGTGTATCCCTCGGGCTGCAGATATAAAACCCTTCGCCATTTCCGCCGATCAATATTTGACCATCCTTGAGACGAGCGAACTTTTGCGCCGAGATATCGGAACCTATCCTCAACTTGCTCATTGGAAACAGTGCCGAATCCGCCTCCTCGTCGTACAGAAACAATCCCTCCAAACAATTGATCCACAGAATTCCGTTTCCATCGCGAATCATAGATGAAATACTCACTCCGGGGAAGTGCCTCCGAAAATCTATGCTCTTACTTTTTCAGGTTCGCAAATCGAACTTGATCATGACCCCCCTCAAAGAGGTTAAATACAGCTTATCTCCTTCCTTCAGTATCCAACGGAAGTGATCAAATTTCCACTTCGTGGGCGGATCCTCACCTAAAAACAACTCGACTTCAGTAAACGTAGGAGCATCACCTAGAAAATCCACGCTGTAAAAAAGCTTATTGACGCTGGTTATCCAAAGCGTATCTCCACTTACCTCTATATCGTAGACCGATCCATACGGCCTTCCAAACTCTATCGATGGATACCTGTTCGCCGCTCAGGAATCCAATGCTTCAACCTCGCTCCAGTCGCTACCAACCGAAATCTTACCTATGCGACCAAGCCGATCTAAAAACACGATCTCACCGGAGGGCATTTCCCTAAAGGTCTTGATCTCACCCCAGCGCTTATCGACCAATTGCGTATCGGAAGGAATCCGATGAACGTTCTGACGTTCCCGATCGATCACGTTGATCTCTCCATCCATCATGCCCAACCACAAACGCCCGAAACGATCTTCGAACATGGCGTTAACCTCATTCAAACTCAAGGAGTTAGAATCGGCCGGATTATGATAAAAGTGATCGAATTCAACACCGTCATAGCGGTCGAGTCCGCCCGGTGTGGCCAACCAAATATACCCTCGATGATCTTCGAGTATATTCATGACCAAGCCCTGCGACAATCCTTGCTCGGTCGTCACTAGCTCATACTCGTAATAGGCATTCCGTTCAAACTCCCGTTCCCCGTCGTAGGCAGGAACGAAAAGGAGTACTAAAAGCATGATCGAAAGCCGGTGGTAGACTTTCGCATTCATAGGGTTAGGTTATTCAAAAGATGGGCTTTTTATTCAAGTACGAACATTACCGCCGTTCCGGGCACCGTATAATTCTCATTATCAAATCGGTACGCGACGGCCGTGGTCGAACTATTCAATAAAACCAGTCCATTTTTAGGGTCCTGGAAACGGAATCCAACGAACGAATTCGAAGTTCCATCGAGCCGGGTAAAGCGTTCTGAGTGTTCTTCCTTACTGTATTTTCCAATGCCTGGTTCCTTGCGGAACGATATGCACCTTCGCACCCATTCAGAACCCTCCGGATACGTTTCGAGCCGAGACCAATCGAGCCGATTAATACTGTCCGGAGATTCGTAGGAGTTCTCTACTCCGTACTTAGTGCGGTAAAACTCGGTTCCGGCATGTAAAAAGGGAATTCCTTCAGAAAGTAGTACTCTGCCCAGAGCTAATTGATGTCTCCTGCGCAGTAACGAATCCGATTCTTCGGGTAACGAAATTCTCAGTTTATCCCACAGGGTGTGATTATCGTGGCAGCTCACATACGATATGAAGTTCGGATATCGGCCCGAACCTTCGAAGTTCAAGCGAACTCCTGGCAAACCTTTGTCATCGCCTTGAACCCAACCCCGATCGTGTTCGTCGAAGACCGACCCTTTGAAGCCATCTCGAACATCATCGCTAAATATGGCCACTTCCGGAAATTGGTCCGCATTGTCCTTCAACGCCAACTGACCGTCCGGCAAGGGTGAACTCCCCGCTTTCCACGGCTCACCGTAAAGCAACACATCGGGCCGCAGACCCCGCAATTCAGAAGCGATCGCATTCATGGTCTCTATATCGTGAATGCCCATGAGGTCGAATCGAAAGCCATCAATATGATACTCGTTCATCCAATACTTCAGCGACTCGATCATGAACTGCCGCACGGCCGGATGCTCGGACGCGATCTCGTTACCACATGCCAACGCATTGCTAAAGGATCCGTCCTAGTTCATGCGATAAAAGGTTCCCGGCGCCAAGACCTCAAAATAACTGTCCTGCGTTAGTCGCGTATGGTTGTAAACCACATCCATGACCACGCGAAGGCCTTGTTGATGCATCGCTTGAACCAACTCCTTCAGCTCTCGAATTCGGACCGCGCCATCGGTCGGATCCGTACTGTAGCTGCCCTCCGGAGCATTGTAGTTCAGCGGATCGTAGCCCCGGTTGTATTGCGGCTCGTTCAAGCGCGTTTCGTCCACCGAGTAAAAATCAAAAATGGGCAACAAATGAACATGAGTAACTCCGAGCGACGCAATGTGCGGCAATACCACGGGCGGCTCCGCCAACCCCTTGAAGGTTCCCGGATGCTGTGCTCGTGGACCGGGATCGATAGTAGCATCGCGCACGTGCAGCAGTTCATGATCGATTCGCCCAGCGAGCCCAATGCGGGAGGTGTGTCCGACTCCCAACCGGCCGGATCCGTTCTATCTAGATCGATCACCTGCGCCCGCACGCCATTCGTTCCGACCGCAACGGCAAACGGATCGGGTACAGCGCGGGACCAAGCCCCCTCTCGATACACCGAAAACGCATAATACGCTCCGGCCAAATCGCCCTCGAAACTTCCGAACCATGTATTGTCATCACCAGCCTGCAGAATACAATTCGCCGTATCCGGTCCACCCAAATCGGCGGCGTAATAATGAATGCGCACCGAATCCGCCTTCGTGGCCAACAGCTTGAACGAGGATCGCTCCGGGGTGTAAGTCAGTTCAAAATCTTTTGGTGGTTCGGATGCCTTGCGGCACGATAGGCAAGCGAGCATACAAAGGCCAACGAAGCGGATGCTTTTCATTTTTATTCCATTGAATTAAGGGCCTAAAATAAATACCCTACTCGAAAACCCGCGTAGTGATGTGCCTCGAGTTCTTTTACATCGGGACTCGACCAGTTGAATTCGACGCTAAGTATCACCCCCCTCTACTGGGCTTCTACGCCGGCCATTCCATTCAACCTTCCAACATTCATTTGGTCGCGATGGAGCGCTTCGGGGTCCGATCCAAAAGGCGCTCCCGGCAAAGTAGCATCGTAAAGCACTGCGGTGGCGTCGATCCCGAACTTAGCTCTGACGTAGGTACGGTCTGCGGTTCGAGGCGCAAGGGGGGAATCCACCAATCCAACATAGGCGGTACCTCCTATACCGGCCGAGGTGTTCAGTGAACCGACATCGGTCCCGTATCGGCCCGAGAGGGCCCAAAAACGATCTCCAACGACATAATGAAGTTCGAACCCGAATTGCACAATGGGCATGGATCTTAGTTGCGCATCCCGGCCGTAGGCGGTGGAACTCCCTTCGAGCCGCGAATGGACCTCGTTTTGCAGTTCGCCTCCACGAACTTCGTCGCCCATGACCCCGCCCGAACTGTTTATGTTAAGCCGTGTACTACCGCCATTCGTCCATGCGGAGCGCTCGATCGCAAGAGACAGCGTAGCGGTCTAGGGGCGGTTTCCGGGCAAACCATGCCCGAACCGGTCACTTTCCCGGAAGGTGTTTACGAGCTCGATCAAGGAGTGCGCCGCGAACTCATGGGAGCCACCGACAGCATGTCGTTCGAGAAGGCGATAGACATTTACCGCGAAGAAATGGAGCGGATCGATGAGGCCAACTTGGATACCATGCTCGGTATTTGGCGCAAGTACGGTTGGCTTTCACCCGACCAGGTCGGCGGTAAAGGCGCACACGCGCAGTGGCTCGTTGTGCAGCACGCTCCGCTCGAGATTCAACTCGAGTACGTTAGTGTCATGAAAAAAGCAGCTGAAAAAGGTGGTCTGAGAAAATCGAACCTGGCCACCTTCTTGGATCGCGTAAATCTTCGGCAAGGGCTCCACCAAACCTATGGTTCCCGGATCGGCTATGGGCCCGATGGACAAGCTTACATTTCGCCGGTGAAAGATCCCGAAAACCTCAACGAGCTTAGAGAAGAGATGGATATGTCGACCATCGAAGAGTACGCCGAGAAAATGAGCATTCAATGGAACCTCCAAAACTACGTCGACAGCTTACCCATTTACCGCGTTTGGGAATGGGGATCGCAGTAGGTCATTCTTTCTTAAAATCGGCCACAAACTGCCCTTGTTCCAGGTGAAAACAGCAGAATTCGCCCGACTCATCCTTTGAGAAGGTCATTACGATACCCGCGCGCTCCAAAGTGAACACGTCGTCTCCTTGAGGCTCCAACGGCAATTCGGGCTGTCCTTCGGCTTGAGCCGTGAGCTGCGCGCCATTGGTTCGGACTTCTATCGGTAATGGGAATGTTTCGCTTTTGTAGGTCCCCTCGAGCGAATGTAGGTACTCAGGGCTCAGGTCTACCTGCACGAACGTCGGCATTTCGAGGATATCGCCGTAAAATGCGGATGCCGCAACAGCGCGCATTTCATCGATATCGTAGCGGACTACATTAGCCGTGAAGGCGATCGCCAAATCATCCTCCGGCACATAAACCAGCACTGCGGCGAAGTCGTCGATTCCCCCATTGTGTCCGAATCCCTCTTTACCGTGCACATCAATCGGAAAGATCCCCAATCCATATCCATCTTCCACGGTGGTCATCTGACTCAGTTGATCATCACCAATGAGTTTCCCCGAAAACAACGCCGTAATGAAGGTCGTTAGATCCTCGGCGGTGCTCACCATGCTTCCGGCCCCGTGCGGAATACTCATATCCGTTTCGGTCGAGGGGATCCACCGGCGGCCATCCCATTCGTAGCTTTGGGCTTCATTCTGACCCTGCGGGTCGATGGGTCCACCGTAGTAGGTTCGCTTGAACTTGAGCGGCTTGGTGATCTTTTTCTCAACGAGTTGCGCATAAGATATGCCCGTTTCCTTTTCGAGAATGTATCCGAGAAGGACGAAATTCGAATTGCTGTACGAATGCTTGGTTCCCGGTGCAAACGCAGGTTCGAACTCGTAAATGCGTTGCAGCATTTGTTCGTGCGTTTGTGCCGTTTCCATGTACTCGAGGTATTCAGGATCGGAGGTGATTGAATATATCCCACTTGAATGATTGAGCATTTGTTTGATCGTGATGTTCGCCGCGTTGGGGACGGACGGGTACCAGTTACTTAAAGGATCGTCCAAACTCACATCCCCTTTTTGGACCAACTGCATAATCATGACGGCCGTGAAGGTCTTGGAGATGGAGCCGATACGGAAGGCGGTTTTATCGTCGGGGGCTACATTTCCGCTTTCATCGGTATTGCGCACTCCGATCGATTTGGAAAACAGCAATTTCCCATCGGCCCGCAGGGCCAAAGCACCCGAAGCGCGCTGGTGGGCATTAAGCGTGTCGAGATAATTCGAAAGTTGTTGGGTATTAAAATCCTGCGCGAAGATCGCCGCAGAAAACAAGACGAATTCGATCGCTAAAAGTTGGCGCTTCAACATATAGTGAAATCGTTTATTGAAGGACTAAGGTAAGAAAATGACTAGGCGCGCACCTGCACTCCCTTCTCGGCTTTTCGGCGAATCACCTCCTTTGTCAGGAGCGTAAGCTCGCGTCCGGCCTGCCCTTCCACTGAGGTATTTTCTTCGGCGCGACGAAACAAATAGGGCATGACGTATCGCACCGGACCAAATGGAAAATATTTCACCACGTTGAAACCGCGGTCGGCCAGGTTGAAGCTGATGTGATCGCTCATTCCAAAGAGCTGCGAAAAGTAAACGCGCTTGTCGTCCTTGGCTATGCCGTACTTTTCCATGAGATCGACTCCTAGTTGAGAGCTTAGTTCGTTATGGGTTCCCGCAACGATGGCCATTTGATCGATGTGCTCCAAGATGAAGCGGAAGGCCTCATTGAAATCGCGGTCGGTATCGTCCTTGGTCTTTTGGATGGGATCGGTATAGCCTTTTTCGCGTGCGCGTTCCCTTTCTTTTTCCATGTAAGCCCCACGGACGATCTTGATGCCCACTTGAAAACCATTCTTTACGCCGTCTTCATAGAGGTACTTCAGGTAATCGAGGCGATCGTGCCGATACATCTGAAGTGTATTGTATACGATAGCGCGATCCTTGTTGTACTTGGCCATAAGGTCGCGAACCAATTCATCAACAGGATTCTGAATCCAGCTTTCTTCGGCATCGATCAGCAGCGGAAACCCTTTCTCGGCCGATTTCGCAGCAACCTCATCGACCCGCGTTTTGGCCCGCTCCCACTCGGCTTCTTCCTTTGAAGATAGCTGTGCGCCCGATTGAATTTTTTCGAGTAAGCCAAAACGAATGAGCCCGCTCGGTTTAAGAACGGTAAATGGTATTCCCTGTACACTTTCGGCCCGATCAATGATCTCGAGTGCTACGTGCTGCGCATTATCAAGCACATCGCTAGTTACCTTACCTTCTACCGAATAATCGAGAATCACCTCCACGCCCAGTCCGCGCAGTTGCGCCAAGGTACGCTCGCACTCCTCCATGGTTTCTCCTCCGCAAAAATGGTCGAAGACCGTAGCTCTAATGATGGGCTTGATAGGTAAATGCAAGAACAGGCCGATCTTGGTCAAGGCCTTTCCGATAGATACGAGCCACGGATAGTTGAGCATGCTGAACAGGTAGTAAGCCCTGCGCAATTCGCGGTCGCTTTTGGCTCTGAAAGCAACGCTAGTATCATCAAAATGTATTCTCTCGGCCAATGAAGTCAACTTTGCGTTAATCCCACCGGGGATATTACGGCAAATATAAGCTTGTTCAAGCATTCTCCTGTATATTTAACGCCTCTAAGCCGAGACCCTATGTCCCCATCACTTCTCGAGACCAACGACTACCCCATTTACTTCGGCGAACAGGGCATTCGCGCGCTGAACGAATCGCTCCGCAGCGGTGACTACAGCTCCGTTTTCGTGCTGGTCGACGAGAATACCGAACAGGCTTGTCTCCCCATTTTCCTGCATTTCGCCGATGCCGTTGAGCACGCATCGACCATTCGGATCTCCTCGGGTGAGGAGCACAAGGATATCGACACTTGTCGCAGTATTTGGTACGAGCTCCTTACACGTGGAGCCGATCGGCATTCACTGCTGATCAACCTCGGAGGTGGGGTCATTACCGACATGGGCGGGTTTGCCGCAGCGACCTTCAAACGGGGAATCGATTTCATTCACGTGCCAACTACTCTGTTGGCTCTGGTCGATGCTTCGGTAGGCGGAAAAGTCGGGATCGATTTCGAAGGAGCCAAAAACCAAGTCGGCGTATTTGCCCAGCCCGGGGCCGTGCTCATTTTTCCGAAGTTCCTCAAGTCCCTCAGTAAACAGCATTACCTCGCCGGTTTCGCCGAAGTGATTAAACACGGACTCATCGCCGATGCCGATTACTGGAGGCGTTGCACGGAAACCTCCTTGGCCGATACCGACGACCTACAGGGGCTCATTTACGAGTCGATCCGCATCAAATACGAATTCGTAAAGCGCGATCCATTTGATCGCGGCAACAGGCACGCGCTGAATTTCGGGCATACGGTCGGACACGCGCTCGAGAGTCATTTCTTGATCGACGATGAGCGCATGCCTCTCCTACACGGCGAAGCGGTGGCAGCGGGCATGGTGATCGAAAGTTACCTCAGCTACCGAATGGCCGGGTTACCGCACGACCAATTGGACGAGATATCCGGATTTATTTTGGATCTTTTTGGGAGCGCGCCCTTGCGGGCAGATGAGGGAGTCGCCGTCCTCGAGTGGATGCGCAAGGATAAGAAGAACGTTTCGGACGAAATTCGCTTTTGTCTGATCCCAAAAATTGGCGAATTCAAAGTAGGTGAAGCATGTTCCGACGAACTCATACACGAAGGATTGAATTACTACCTTCAACGAGCCGAGTTACAACCAAAAAAGCACTGAATTGAGCACCATCCGCCTTCAATGGTCCCTTTGGAAGAACGAGGAGGTTCGACTGCCCGATTCAAAATCGTGGTGGAACAGGTACTACTTGATCAAAGCCCTTAGCGGACAATCACTTTCGGAGCCCAAAATTTACCAAGCCGATGACGTGCATAGAATGTACGATGGGCTAACGCAAACTGGAGCCGAGATCAATGTTGGCGGCGCGGGTACTGCGTATCGATTCATGACCGCAAATTTGGCGCTCCGAGCCCGGCGATCGGGCCGAACGTTCCGCCTCGACGGAAACGATCAAATGAGAAAAAGGCCCATTCGCGCATTGGTTGATGCTCTACGACTCCTTGGCACCCGCATTGAATACGTAGGCAATAAAGGATATCCACCACTACTCATACAGCCCGGAAATCTGAAGGGTGGTACACTGCACTGGAGCAATCGCGAGTCGAGTCAGTTCGTCAGTGCCCTGATGATGATCGCGCCATATTTGGACGAAGGGCTACAGATTCGATGGTCGGGCCGGTTGGTATCGGGCAGCTACATCGACCTCACACAAGAAATTATGGAGGCATGTGGTGCTACCATCCAGCGCGAAAAGCATAAGATCGTGATCGAACCGGGTGAATACAGCGAAGACTTCCACATCCGCCCGCAGGGCGATTGGAGCAGTGCGGCATTTTGGCTGAGTGCTTTGATGCTGCGCGGACGCGGTAGTGTGACCTTGCGCGATCTGTACCCCGGCACTCACCAAGGCGATGAGTGCCTCCTCGGAATTTACAAGAGTTGGGGCTTGCAGGCCACACCGACACAGGTGGGCATGCATGTTGCGTTGCTCGATCGAAACTTGCCCGAACGGCTCGACATCGACTTGGGTGACGCGCCGGACTTGGTTCCGACCATGGCTGCCACTGCCGTCGGACTCCGGATGGTGGGGCGCATTAAGGGCATTGGACATTTGCGGTTCAAAGAGAGTAACCGGCTCGAATCGCTGAAGGCCGAACTGGAAAGATGGGGCGCTACGGTTGAGATCGGTGAAGATCAGCTAAAGTGGGGGTCATTCGCCAAACCGCAAGAGGACATCGTACATCGGACCTATGGCGATCACCGAATGGCCATGGCCTTTGCACCTTTGGCACAAATCAAGGAGATCAAGATCGAAGACCCGGAAGTGGTAGCTAAGAGTTATCCACTGTTCTGGGAAGAAGGCGAAAAGCTGGGGCTGGCTTCGAGTTCTTAATTCTTAGTTGGTTGATTAGTACCAAAATTTAGATTTATAGCTTCAATCGAAAAGCTAAAGCTTACGGCTTATGGCTACAAAAACATAGACCTCAACACTAAACGCTAAGAACTATGGTAATGAAAGCCGCATATCGCGAAATATACGGAGGGGCTGAAGTGCTCGAATGGCGCGAAATACCTACTCCAGAACCTAGTGCCAATGAGGTGCGGGTTAAGGTTGTCTACACGAGTGTGAACAGGGCGGATTCTGAAGTCGTGATGGGGAATTACTGGTTATTCCGGCTTTTTACCGGCCTTTTTCGCCCGAAATACCCGGTTCCGGGGGCCGATGTATGCGGCATCATCGATAAAATTGGCGCTGGGGTGACTCAATTCCAAGTGGGCGACCGTGTAGTTGGTTTAAACGACAATAGCCATCCGACACAGGTCGAATACTCGGTATGGCCCGAAAAGAGCAGTTTGCGTAAAATACCAAGCGAAGTTTCGTTCAAGGATATCATTGCCTGTGCCGAAGGCGGATATTATACGCTGAATTTCATCAATAAGGTGAATATGAAAACCGGTGATCGGGTTATGGTAAATGGAGGAACCGGAGCTATAGGCTCTTCGGCCATACAGATCCTGAAGCAAATGGGGTGTACCGTTGTAGCTACTCGCGGACCGAGCACCTCGAGCTCGTTCGGTGCTTAGGGGCGGAGCAGGTCATTGATTACACACGGGACGATTTCACGAGAGTCGACGATCAGTTCGACTTCATCTTCGATTCGGTCGGAAAAAGTCGATTCAAGTATTGCAAACGAATCATGAAGCCCCGTGCAGTTTACATCAGTTCTGAACTGGGCCCAAAGGCCGAGAATATCTGGTTAACACTGGCCGGATTGTTCACGAAAAAGAAGCGGGTAAAGTTTCCTGCTCCTTCGAATCCGGCCGAAAACCTCGAAAAACTCATCGCCCTAATTTCCGAAGGCTCATTAAAGGGTGTGGTCGCTAGAGAATATCCTCTTGAAGAAGTTCAAGAAGCTTACACCTATGTCATTGGTGGGCAAAAAGTCGGGGCCGTACCGGTGTCTCTAGGCGCAAATACCGGAGGGTGACGGAAAAATCTATGAGCTGTAGGCTTAGCTTTAGCTTTAGCTTTAGCAAAGATCAAAAAGGCCCCGTTCGTCCCAAAAATTAACCGTTCGTCCCAAAAATTAACCGTTCGTCCCAATTGGAACGTTGACAAGTGCTTTAGTTAGTGAAGTTGAGCAGAATGCAGAACCAAGGAGCTAAAGCTTATGCCATTGGCATTTCAGAAGAAACTGATTTCGGCTTGGCCGAAACCTGATTCGCCATAGGCGAACCTGATGCAAAGCGCTTGATTTCGGTTCCTCCGAAACCCGATTCGCCATAGGCGAACCTGATGCAAAGCGCCTGATTTCGGCTCCTCCGAAACCCACTTATACCACTTATGAAACTGCTAGCACCGCAGATGGGCCTGAGTTGATCCTGTGGCTCAACCCTGAAAGAGTTCTTTTGCTTTTTCCAGCGCTCGGTCGATTCCGCCCGCTTCCTTACCCCCCGCAGAGGCAAAGAACGGCTGCCCGCCGCCGCCGCCTTTGATCTCTTGTGCGAGATCGCGAATGATCTTTCCGGCATTCCAGTCTTTGGATTTCACTAAGGGTTCGCAGACCAAGAGGTTGAGGTTAGGCTTTCCATTATGGACGGTGGCTATTACGACCACCAGGTCATCGTTTTCCGCCTTGAGTTCAAAGGCCAAGTTCTTGATACTTCCGGGATCCAGGTCAACTTTAGCCACGATCAACCGACCTCCGTCGATGGCAATGGCGTCTTTCAGCAGTTCGTCCTTGAGTCCGCCCGCCTTCTCAGCCAATAGCGATTCGATCTGACGCTGCATCTTGTGGTTTTCGTCGCGCAGCTGAGCGATCGACTTCAGTGGATCTTGCGACTTCAACAATACTTTTACCTGTTGTAAAAGTCCCTCCTGCTCGCGGAAATAAGCATCGGCCTTATCGGCCGTAATAGCCTCAATACGGCGGATTCCGGCCGCAATGGCTGACTCGCTCACGATCTTGAAATGCCCGATTTGCCCCGTGCTCGGAACATGTGTACCTCCGCATAGCTCGAGGCTTTCGCCGAACTGAATAACCCGAACGGTATCTCCATACTTTTCGCCGAAAAGCATCATGGTGCCCATATCCTTAGCTGTACTCATTGGAACTGAGCGGTGTTCTTCGAGTTGAATATTTTGACGGACTCGTAGGTTCACCCAATCTTCCACGCGTTTGATCTCCTCATCGGACATCTTCTGGAAGTGGGAGAAATCGAACCGCAAATGATCCGGATGCACCAAACTTCCTCGCTGTTCTACGTGATCGCCGAGTACCTCGCGCAAGGCCTTATGAAGCAAATGCGTGGCCGAGTGGTTATTCTCCGTTCTTCTTCGAACTGAAGAATCGACAACAGCTTTGTACGTGCGGTCGGTGTAGCACGGCAACTCGGTGGTCATGTGTACGATCAAGTTGTTCTCCTTCTTTGTATCGAGGATCTCGATCTTATCGTCGTCGCACTGAATGTAACCGCGATCTCCTACTTGCCCCCCTCCTTCGGGATAGAATGGAGTGAGGTTGAAAGCGATCTGAAAGAGTTCTGCTTTTTTAGTTTTCACCTTGCGGTAGCGCGTTACCCGAACATCCGTCTCGAGGTAATCGTAGCCCACGAACTCCTCTTTTTCGTCATGAGTGAGCACCACCCAATCATCGGTCGTCACTTCAGCTGCGGCGCGTGATCGCTCTTTTTGACGATTGAGTTCCTGTTCGTACTCGGCTCTGTTCATCTCCATTCCGCACTCGCGCAAAATGAGTTCTGTTAGGTCCGTTGGAAACCCGTAGGTATCGTAAAGCTCAAAGACCTTGTCCCCGGCTAGTTCGTTACTCTTACTTTCGGAAAGGTACTGATCGAGGTGCTTAAGACCTTGTTCCAAGGTACGCAAGAAGGAAGCCTCTTCCTCTTGTATTACTTTCTCAATGAGGTCTTTTTGTTGACGCAATCCCTCGAAGAAATACCCCATGAGTTCATCGAGCACCTCGATGAGTTTGTAAATGAACGGTTCTTTTTGGTTGAGGAAGGTAAATCCGTATCGCGATGCACGGCGAAGAATTCGGCGAATTACATAACCCGCACCGTTGTTACCGGGTAATTGTCCATCGACGATGGAGAAAGCGATAGCTCGGACATGATCTGCGACAACGCGCATGGCGATGTCAGCCTTTTCGTTTTCGCCGTAAGTATGATCGGTTAGTGCTCCGATTTTGTCGATGATGGGCTTGAAGACATCGGTGTCGTAATTCGACTTTACGCCTTGTAAAGCCATGCACAAACGTTCGAATCCCATTCCGGTATCGACGTGTTTTTTAGGAAGGTGAACCAGCGACCCATCGGCCAGTCGATTGTACTCCATGAAAACGAGGTTCCAGATCTCCACGACCAGCGGGTGGTCTTGATTGACCAACTCGGTGCCGGACTGAGCACGGCGTTCTTCATCGGACCGCAGGTCGATATGTATTTCAGAAGAAGGGCCGCAAGGACCTTGA is a window encoding:
- the aroB gene encoding 3-dehydroquinate synthase — encoded protein: MSPSLLETNDYPIYFGEQGIRALNESLRSGDYSSVFVLVDENTEQACLPIFLHFADAVEHASTIRISSGEEHKDIDTCRSIWYELLTRGADRHSLLINLGGGVITDMGGFAAATFKRGIDFIHVPTTLLALVDASVGGKVGIDFEGAKNQVGVFAQPGAVLIFPKFLKSLSKQHYLAGFAEVIKHGLIADADYWRRCTETSLADTDDLQGLIYESIRIKYEFVKRDPFDRGNRHALNFGHTVGHALESHFLIDDERMPLLHGEAVAAGMVIESYLSYRMAGLPHDQLDEISGFILDLFGSAPLRADEGVAVLEWMRKDKKNVSDEIRFCLIPKIGEFKVGEACSDELIHEGLNYYLQRAELQPKKH
- a CDS encoding DUF2219 family protein; this encodes MGDEVRGGELQNEVHSRLEGSSTAYGRDAQLRSMPIVQFGFELHYVVGDRFWALSGRYGTDVGSLNTSAGIGGTAYVGLVDSPLAPRTADRTYVRAKFGIDATAVLYDATLPGAPFGSDPEALHRDQMNVGRLNGMAGVEAQ
- a CDS encoding proline dehydrogenase family protein, with amino-acid sequence MLEQAYICRNIPGGINAKLTSLAERIHFDDTSVAFRAKSDRELRRAYYLFSMLNYPWLVSIGKALTKIGLFLHLPIKPIIRATVFDHFCGGETMEECERTLAQLRGLGVEVILDYSVEGKVTSDVLDNAQHVALEIIDRAESVQGIPFTVLKPSGLIRFGLLEKIQSGAQLSSKEEAEWERAKTRVDEVAAKSAEKGFPLLIDAEESWIQNPVDELVRDLMAKYNKDRAIVYNTLQMYRHDRLDYLKYLYEDGVKNGFQVGIKIVRGAYMEKERERAREKGYTDPIQKTKDDTDRDFNEAFRFILEHIDQMAIVAGTHNELSSQLGVDLMEKYGIAKDDKRVYFSQLFGMSDHISFNLADRGFNVVKYFPFGPVRYVMPYLFRRAEENTSVEGQAGRELTLLTKEVIRRKAEKGVQVRA
- a CDS encoding alcohol dehydrogenase catalytic domain-containing protein → MKAAYREIYGGAEVLEWREIPTPEPSANEVRVKVVYTSVNRADSEVVMGNYWLFRLFTGLFRPKYPVPGADVCGIIDKIGAGVTQFQVGDRVVGLNDNSHPTQVEYSVWPEKSSLRKIPSEVSFKDIIACAEGGYYTLNFINKVNMKTGDRVMVNGGTGAIGSSAIQILKQMGCTVVATRGPSTSSSFGA
- a CDS encoding zinc-binding dehydrogenase, translating into MYRCSYSRTEHLELVRCLGAEQVIDYTRDDFTRVDDQFDFIFDSVGKSRFKYCKRIMKPRAVYISSELGPKAENIWLTLAGLFTKKKRVKFPAPSNPAENLEKLIALISEGSLKGVVAREYPLEEVQEAYTYVIGGQKVGAVPVSLGANTGG
- a CDS encoding beta-lactamase family protein codes for the protein MLKRQLLAIEFVLFSAAIFAQDFNTQQLSNYLDTLNAHQRASGALALRADGKLLFSKSIGVRNTDESGNVAPDDKTAFRIGSISKTFTAVMIMQLVQKGDVSLDDPLSNWYPSVPNAANITIKQMLNHSSGIYSITSDPEYLEYMETAQTHEQMLQRIYEFEPAFAPGTKHSYSNSNFVLLGYILEKETGISYAQLVEKKITKPLKFKRTYYGGPIDPQGQNEAQSYEWDGRRWIPSTETDMSIPHGAGSMVSTAEDLTTFITALFSGKLIGDDQLSQMTTVEDGYGLGIFPIDVHGKEGFGHNGGIDDFAAVLVYVPEDDLAIAFTANVVRYDIDEMRAVAASAFYGDILEMPTFVQVDLSPEYLHSLEGTYKSETFPLPIEVRTNGAQLTAQAEGQPELPLEPQGDDVFTLERAGIVMTFSKDESGEFCCFHLEQGQFVADFKKE